AGAACTGTATTTGTAAATGATGAGTGTAAGATTGTTAACCTACATACGTTAAATTTAtctatgcaaaattaaaattaagtccaccttaaaacaaaactatttggtgacttttcaaataaattttcataattttcctTGTCCCTATTTTTCTTTCTAATTGTAACATCCCCTGTCCCAAAGCGATTAGATAAAaactctaattttttttttgtttacacaaGTGAATATATATTTCCAGGTTAAAGACAGATGTGTGCTCTACTTGCATTCATTACAACTGATTATTTGATTATTCACACTATGCAAATCAGTAATAGATCCATCTTAATACATCCATTAAGTGGTCCTGTAACTCCTAAGGACATTGATTACACCTTCAAATCaagactacatgtacatgtattatgcatcCATAATGGTGACTCAACATTCAACAAAGGTTGACTCATCCGTTCATCAGTTTGAAAATGACCCATGTCATGTAATACTGACCAGAGTTACACAGAAAACATTCATCAACACTTAAAGTATTCATCAACATAAAGTGCCAGCAATAATAAtattctgtatatttttttactttttttcccCCATCATATATGTTTCTGTGTTGAAGTAACTGATGACTACTGATCTATATAATATCTCTTAACTCAATCTTCTcctcaaaatataaaattacatattaatatacaatacatatcatttcaaatgaaaagCATGTTGATAACAAACTATCGACAGTATCATTGCCACCTCATCCTCTGCCTGCCCACTACATCCAGGGGGATGATGCATTAATCAGTTAATGTTTCCTACTGGATAATGTAGATACAGACATCTGCTATTTATGTAGACTTGCACAAAATCAGGATTATAATTTGCttcaaatgacttttttttcaaaaaattataacaaaactGCGAAAATGGAGTCTAGACACAAAGGATTAGAAAAAATGGACATTGGTGTATGTTATGCCCCCACTGGATCAGGAAGCTACAGAGCACCTGCTTGGACCTCCAAACAATGCATTCatatcaaaaacaataaaatatccTCTACATATACATACACCAGTAGGATACTATGTAAAACAAGTTTGAATAAACGTTAGAAGTTTGTTAAATTATCCAAAATGCATGAAAAATATACCCTGAATCCTTTTCAAACTGATGATCCTCCTCGCCCAATAAATACGCTTCCGGCTTGTAATCGTCACTCGCCGTAATGAAAAATAGTTCGTTGAAGCGTAATCAACGTCAAAATATGAGTCATATACAGCATATAACCAGAAATTATGTCGTTTAACAATACAAATCTTAGAattgttctatttttttaaacaaagaaaccaaatacaaaaaattaaaactctaAACAAATTACTAcgcttgacctttgacctatgTGTATTCTGCATGATTTTGCATCATTTTGGGTAAGCACTAATGACAGTTTCAACTCAATGTATTTTTACtatctttaatttgtttgatcCAATTGTTTAATCTTAGTTTTTCTACTCTTTTCTTGTTGATTTTGTCAAAGTGCATGGTCCTGCTATATACTTTGTTTTCCGAGCCCGATTCGTAATAAACAAGAATTcactacatgtacaaattaaagtaaaaaaaaattcattaaacatTGTTATCACCTGACACAAGGCGAGCAATCGATTGGACTTTTTGCAGATTTGTGTTTGTTGATGAGTGTCGTTTAAAGTTAATTTGCATTGAGTTTAAGAATAACTGAGCCAATCTTACCTATAAAACTTGGCACAGaggttttattattttaaaaaataatatatatatttacttcaTTCTTTCCATACTTTCTTATTATTAAATGCAGGTCAAAGGATAAGGTGCTTAATTggatcagagacataaatgtcTCTAATTGGATTTATTAAAGTTGAATTCTTCTCCAAACCATAAATTTAATTAAGGGAGTTAAAGGTGCAATATGAATGGTCAATTGGTGCAATTGGGTGGTGCTAAATTAATATCTCCTAAATTGACTTTCCCTGAATGTGGTATCAGTCCGTCACAGATTAACCCCCAGCATAATCTGATACCCACTTGCAGCTGAATGGACTAGCAGCTGAGACAATATGTACAATAaatgaacttcgatatctcgaacattAATATCTCggatacaatggatatgtcagagttttttgtaagtcccaaccatttattttttaaaatattttaccctGGATATCTCAAATATGTGTACTCGGatatcttgaatttttttaaacagtctcATTTAGTTCcagataatgaagtttgactgtatatatatagttaaagtGTCTTATACGTTGTCCTAGGACACAACATTAAGTTACCTTCAGGGGCTCAAATCAGCAACCTTTGGGTTACTGGCATAATATAACCTATGATCACAGATCCATGTGCTGGACTGGGTGTGTCTTCAGTGTTTAGgcaattttgatttatatgaCTAATATGTGATGTGTGTTTACAGTATTGAAaactatataaatttaaagaggGAGGaacatattaaacaaaacaatatattgtgAATATCAGCCTGGATAGTTCTTGACTAGACTAAGACCAACGTTAGTGTGAGTCTTGACATTGTGCAGAGAATGGTATTATAGTTCTACTTTAGTTTCAATCTGATTATCcgaattaaaatcagatccttgaAGCCCACGATAAATAGCAACATGTCATGTCAcagatttgattttaatcagataaaCTTTTGATTTTGCACTGATGGCATTGACACAGCACTGAATTTCTTGTTTCAGGAGTATATCCCTGACTGATCATGTACATTCTACCACGTCTCTGTTCCCGCCATCTGAGACAAGTTCTTCAGAAGTCTTGTAGTAGGAACCTGTCCACTTCCTCCCAGAATGTGCCTCATGTTTGTATCGTGGGAAGTGGGCCAGCAGGATTCTATACAGCACAACAAATTCTAAAGGCAAGTCATCTAAAAACAAATTACCAGTATGTGAATTGTAAAATGAACTAGATTTGCTTTATGAGTTCTGTTACAGTAccatatgtattaaatttcCTGGTTACAACTTCAGTTACCAAATTTCTCTAGATTTGCTTTTGTCACTACAGAATTTCCAAACACaggaaatatttattcattgatATTTCAACTGCAGGGCCATCCAGCAGCAAAGGTGgacattttagaaaaattgCCTGTGCCGTTTGGTTTGGTGAGATTTGGTGTGGCCCCTGATCACCCAGAGGTCAAGGTTAGTTCCAGTATCCTAATCTATCAACAGCTATTTTACTCAGTCCACAGGTAGTCCCTGAGTTTTTAGAACTGCCCAAATGTCTGTACACCTGTCCAATGTGATTTCATCCCTCAGATCATGTCAAACTCTTCATTTATTTTGGGTTGTATTTGTCCCTATGTTATCCTTAGAATGCAACAacataagttttattttttgtagaatGTGATCCACACTTTTACCAACACTGCAAGAAATAAGAGGTGTACATTTCTGGGGAATGTGGATGTTGGAAAAGATGTGTCCATTGAGGAGCTCCAGGGGGCCTACACTGCTGTTGTTCTGGTGGGTCTGACATGTATTTAACTGCATTGGTATACACAAGCGGAGTGTCAAATAGTAAATGTTTAATTAGTTTCTGAAGTTAAAGATTCTTCCTCTTTCAGGCTTATGGTGCAGATGATGACAGAACACTTGCCATTAAAGGGGAGGTAAGCATGTACAGTGATAAGAGGTACAGAGTAAATGTGTTTACAGCTGACAGGAttacttgttatttttttaatgcattgctGAAAATGGGAGTATGGGACTATTTTCAATGAATTCTTGGTTTATCACTTTCACTCCTGTAGGTGCACTGATAGCAAATTTTTGTTatccatttcattgattttgcTTATTCCAGAAAAACCCCAATGTGATCTCTGCAAGGTCCTTTGTGGGCTGGTTCAATGGGCTGCCACAGGACAGagatgtaagtacatgtactaacaccATGCTAGCCAACTCCAACCACTAGCTGTGTATCATTAGAAGTTAATCATGCCTTCTTTATTTGTAAGGTTGCACTTATAATTATGGTAGTCTATTCTAATAGTTTTAGCAATATGTTTCATTTTACAGCTGAATGTGGATTTAGACACAGAGAATGTGGTTATATTGGGTCACGGCAATGTGGCTCTGGATGTCGCTAGAATTCTTCTTACACCGATCAGTGTTCTAAAGGTAGGTAACTCAATCAGTGTGCAGTGAATTCTACAGGTGTATTTTGAAGATAGTTTATacagatatatttttcatgtgcaTTCTATAGGTCTATTCTGCATGTACAAAGTACTTTCtacaggtatatatatacctgtacctACTAGGGTTTCTTACAGTCATGTATTATAATACCTCTGCCAGAGGTAAAAATAGCAGAAAATTCTTTactttacattgtatatatataaaaagaaggAAACTACttggtataaaaaaaacactgaaCATTTGTACCAGTAAATAGTATTTACCACAAACTGCTCACAGCAAGATTTGTAATTTGCAATTCCAGCAAGGGACCTAACTTTTAGATGACTGTTCACACTTCATTTTTTATACACCAATGGTCCAATTTGTTTGTGCTAAATCatacatttgattgaatttttatttatcaatttttattctaaatataaatattctaATACTTTCACAGAAAACAGATATATCACAGCATGCACTGGATGCCTTGACCAGAAGTCGGGTTAGGAAGGTGTATCTGGTGGGTAGGCGGGGTCCCCTACAAGTGGCCTTTACCATCAAAGAGATTAGAGAGATGATCAAACTGCCGAACTGTCGACCAGTCATACACAAAGATGACGTTAAAGATCTCAACAAGGTCATTGAAGGCAAGTCTCACAAACTGTATTAACAAAGACACCAACTACTAAAAACGGTCtatttgatgttttaaatcaaaatttagattttattttaacatttttattagaatatttttaaaagatataaaatattttgatacatgtactatagatAGAAACGTTTTACATTTGACTTCAATGTGTAAAGGAATGTATCCTAATCAGGACTTAGAAATTTCTATGCAAGAGAAAGTTGTAGCAACCAGGTGTACTTATATTATATTTAGCCTCCCTTAGTTGTATTGCacaagttttatcaaaatatgtgcttctgaaatatttttagcaaaattttGTTCTCTTTAGACTTGCCCCGTCCAAGGAAGCGACTGACAGATCTTCTGTACAGAACTAGTATGGAGCCCTCGGACACAGACACCCAGCTGTGGGCCCAGGCCTCAAAGGAATGGGAGCTCAGGTTCAGACTCACCCCTGCTGAGGTCATCGAGACAGAGGGCAAGGTCACAGGGGTCAAATTCTACATCAATGAACTACAGGTTGGAaatttgtatatgttttataCTCATAAACACTAGATTCCCACAAATGATATTTAGAGAAAAttcttatttgaataaaaaaataaagaacgtGTTTCTTATCAATACTGTAGTTACCAGTACTACTCCTATTCTTTAGGGAGATGATCTTGTCAATAAAATAGCCAAGGTAACCTCAGAGACAGAAGACATTCAGTGTGGATTGGTAAGAATCTATTACCCATGATGCTGTAATAATGATGCTGGAAATTCAACAATATGACTCGGTATTCCTATTTTCTTACTATGATTATGAATTTTTGATTGATAGGTTTTCAGAAGCATTGGATACAAGAGTATACCCATAGATCCATGTTTGCCATTTGATGAGAGAAAAGGAATTATCCTAAACAAGAAGGGAAGAGTTGAGAATAGACCAGGTACACAATGTAACAGCTTGTCGTAGAAGATGATTGAATCTGATCTGTATTACATTTGAGTGTCTACTGTATTtgatacatataattttttctgataaattacatgcataGGTAATTGTATCGGATCAG
This portion of the Magallana gigas chromosome 7, xbMagGiga1.1, whole genome shotgun sequence genome encodes:
- the LOC117684275 gene encoding NADPH:adrenodoxin oxidoreductase, mitochondrial, with product MYILPRLCSRHLRQVLQKSCSRNLSTSSQNVPHVCIVGSGPAGFYTAQQILKGHPAAKVDILEKLPVPFGLVRFGVAPDHPEVKNVIHTFTNTARNKRCTFLGNVDVGKDVSIEELQGAYTAVVLAYGADDDRTLAIKGEKNPNVISARSFVGWFNGLPQDRDLNVDLDTENVVILGHGNVALDVARILLTPISVLKKTDISQHALDALTRSRVRKVYLVGRRGPLQVAFTIKEIREMIKLPNCRPVIHKDDVKDLNKVIEDLPRPRKRLTDLLYRTSMEPSDTDTQLWAQASKEWELRFRLTPAEVIETEGKVTGVKFYINELQGDDLVNKIAKVTSETEDIQCGLVFRSIGYKSIPIDPCLPFDERKGIILNKKGRVENRPGLYCSGWVSTGPVGVILNTMTWGFETGKVILKDIEDGAISSEGKHGNQIIKDKMLSKGKQLVTFSEWDKIDLEEIKRGAEVGKPREKITQISEMLKVASS